The following are encoded together in the Jaculus jaculus isolate mJacJac1 chromosome 3, mJacJac1.mat.Y.cur, whole genome shotgun sequence genome:
- the P2ry6 gene encoding P2Y purinoceptor 6 yields the protein MDQDNGTVQVLALPPTTCVYQENFKKLLLPPVYSVVLVAGLPLNICVIAQICASRRALTRSAVYTLNLALADLLYACSLPLLIYNYAQGDHWPFGDLTCRLVRFLFYANLHGSILFLTCISFQRYLGICHPLAPWHKRGGRRAAWLVCGAVWLAVTAQCLPTAVFAATGMQRNRTVCYDLSPPILATRYLPYGMALTVIGFLLPFTALLACYCRLARRLCRRDGPAGPVAQERRSKAARMAVVVAAVFAISFLPFHVTKTAYLAVRSTPGVSCPVLEAFAAAYKGTRPFASANSVLDPILFYFTQKKFRRQPHKLLRKLTAKWQRQGR from the coding sequence ATGGATCAGGACAATGGCACCGTCCAGGTCTTGGCCTTGCCACCCACCACCTGCGTGTACCAGGAGAACTTCAAGAAGTTGCTGCTGCCCCCGGTGTACTCTGTGGTGCTGGTGGCCGGCCTGCCCCTGAACATCTGCGTCATTGCCCAGATCTGTGCCTCCCGCCGTGCCCTCACCCGCTCAGCCGTGTATACCCTGAACCTGGCACTGGCCGACCTGCTCTACGCCTGCTCATTGCCGCTGCTCATCTACAACTACGCCCAAGGAGACCACTGGCCCTTCGGGGACCTCACCTGCCGCCTGGTACGCTTCCTGTTCTATGCCAACCTTCACGGGAGCATCCTGTTCCTCACCTGCATCAGCTTCCAGCGTTACCTGGGCATCTGTCATCCCCTGGCCCCCTGGCACAAGCGTGGGGGTCGCCGGGCCGCCTGGCTGGTGTGCGGGGCCGTGTGGCTGGCCGTGACTGCCCAGTGCCTGCCCACGGCCGTCTTTGCTGCCACGGGCATGCAACGGAATCGCACTGTCTGCTACGACCTGAGCCCACCCATCCTGGCCACCCGCTACCTGCCCTACGGCATGGCCCTCACGGTCATCGGCTTCCTGCTGCCCTTCACAGCCTTGCTGGCTTGTTACTGTCGCCTGGCTCGCCGCCTGTGCCGTCGGGATGGCCCAGCGGGGCCCGTGGCCCAGGAGCGGCGCAGCAAGGCGGCGCGCATGGCCGTGGTGGTGGCCGCCGTCTTCGCCATCAGCTTCCTGCCTTTCCACGTCACCAAGACGGCCTACCTGGCCGTGCGCTCCACGCCGGGCGTCTCCTGCCCCGTGCTGGAGGCCTTTGCCGCCGCCTACAAAGGCACGAGGCCCTTCGCCAGTGCCAACAGCGTGCTGGACCCCATCCTCTTCTACTTCACCCAGAAGAAGTTCCGCCGGCAGCCGCACAAGCTCCTCCGGAAACTCACGGCCAAGTGGCAGCGCCAGGGACGCtga